In a single window of the Massilia oculi genome:
- a CDS encoding M4 family metallopeptidase, whose translation MIPQPLLKAALLAAAVLCAPVLSPAALAAPMMGPPLKLDGKAQAQVVTQLAARRPAVGLDADHGYKVMAQHPGVQGTHVVRVAHLYRGLRIFGSESVVVLDARRQIVSESASPRRLHLGRGAANRMRGATAGFNVRPTIHRKAAIAAALRDMPDGVVNVVAPTAELLIYPLMRDERAPGAEGKLESELNAVDLVETVERYELAWLVRLRTRSGEQPLYYDVVVNARDGEIIDRWNMLQTVEGIGKSQYNGEVPLSTTFANNIYQMLDPERGKGGSFGAMAITNASHGTSSGRVYTSTVNTWGDGKQFVEGGSTTGPNGQTAAVNAMWGLKNTYDMHKNVLGWLALDGQDTATHIAVHVNRGYDNAYYSDTCRCMFIGDGTYFTNLASIDVVGHEMGHGITAATSNLVYSGEPGGLNESSSDIAGEVVEAYARGGGTGDVIPESGNDWMLGSEISRTGTPLRWMIKPSRDGNSHDAWSTGLRRLDVHYSSGPNNRMFYFLARGSNPDAGNDAWSRYLVKQPLAMTGIGIDKAFRIWFRANTTKFTSSTNYADARARMIEAAGELYGAGGREAIAVQRAYAAINVGADVDEPVAEPSSAPVTGRTLVETD comes from the coding sequence ATGATCCCGCAACCGCTTCTCAAGGCAGCCCTGCTGGCGGCTGCCGTCCTGTGCGCGCCCGTGTTGTCGCCTGCAGCGTTGGCTGCGCCGATGATGGGCCCGCCGCTCAAGCTGGACGGCAAGGCCCAGGCCCAGGTCGTGACCCAGCTGGCGGCGCGCCGGCCGGCGGTCGGCCTCGACGCCGACCACGGCTACAAGGTGATGGCCCAGCACCCGGGCGTGCAGGGCACGCACGTGGTGCGCGTCGCCCACCTGTACAGGGGTCTCAGGATTTTCGGTTCGGAATCGGTGGTGGTGCTCGACGCGCGGCGCCAGATCGTGTCCGAAAGCGCTTCGCCGCGCCGCCTGCACCTGGGACGGGGCGCCGCCAACCGCATGCGCGGCGCCACCGCCGGCTTCAACGTCAGGCCCACCATCCACCGCAAGGCCGCGATCGCCGCTGCGCTGCGCGACATGCCGGACGGCGTCGTCAACGTGGTCGCGCCGACGGCCGAACTGCTGATCTATCCATTGATGCGCGACGAACGCGCGCCCGGCGCCGAGGGCAAGCTCGAGTCCGAGCTGAACGCGGTCGACCTGGTCGAGACGGTCGAGCGCTACGAGCTGGCCTGGCTGGTGCGCCTCCGCACGCGCAGCGGCGAGCAGCCGCTGTACTACGACGTCGTCGTCAACGCGCGCGACGGCGAGATCATCGACCGCTGGAACATGCTGCAGACGGTGGAGGGCATCGGCAAGAGCCAGTACAACGGCGAGGTTCCCTTGAGCACCACCTTCGCCAACAACATTTACCAGATGCTCGATCCCGAGCGCGGCAAGGGTGGATCGTTCGGCGCGATGGCGATCACCAACGCCAGCCACGGCACGTCGAGCGGCCGGGTCTACACCAGCACCGTCAACACCTGGGGCGACGGCAAGCAGTTCGTCGAGGGCGGCAGCACCACGGGGCCGAATGGCCAGACCGCCGCCGTCAACGCCATGTGGGGTCTGAAGAACACCTATGACATGCACAAGAACGTGCTCGGCTGGCTGGCGCTGGACGGCCAGGACACGGCCACCCACATCGCGGTGCACGTCAACCGCGGCTACGACAACGCCTATTACAGCGACACCTGCCGCTGCATGTTCATCGGCGACGGCACGTATTTCACCAACCTGGCGTCGATCGACGTGGTCGGCCACGAGATGGGCCACGGCATCACGGCCGCCACCTCGAACCTGGTGTACTCGGGCGAGCCGGGCGGCCTGAACGAATCGAGTTCGGACATCGCGGGCGAGGTGGTCGAAGCCTATGCGCGCGGTGGCGGCACCGGCGACGTGATCCCCGAGAGCGGCAACGACTGGATGCTGGGCAGCGAGATCAGCCGCACCGGCACGCCGCTGCGCTGGATGATCAAGCCGAGCAGGGATGGCAATAGTCACGACGCCTGGAGCACGGGCCTGCGCCGGCTGGACGTCCATTACAGCAGCGGCCCGAACAACCGCATGTTCTATTTCCTGGCGCGCGGATCGAATCCCGATGCCGGCAACGATGCCTGGAGCCGCTACCTGGTGAAGCAGCCGCTGGCAATGACGGGCATCGGGATCGACAAGGCCTTCCGCATCTGGTTCCGCGCCAACACGACCAAGTTCACGTCCTCGACCAATTACGCCGACGCGCGCGCCAGGATGATCGAGGCGGCCGGCGAGCTGTATGGCGCGGGTGGACGCGAGGCGATCGCGGTGCAGCGCGCCTATGCCGCGATCAATGTCGGTGCGGACGTCGACGAACCGGTGGCCGAGCCGTCGAGTGCGCCCGTTACTGGTCGGACATTAGTGGAAACGGATTGA
- the ypfJ gene encoding KPN_02809 family neutral zinc metallopeptidase gives MRWEGDRESDNVEDRRGGGGGGGGGFGFGGRSIGIGTIVVALVASYFLGVSPTTILGLLSGGAPPQQQAQVEQPRADDRETRFVRTTLAYTEDAWAQLFSEQGAQYTPARLVLFEGRTSTACGVGQSATGPFYCPADGKVYIDLGFFRTMQQRFNVEGEFAQAYVIAHEVGHHVQNLLGISNKVHAAQQRASETQGNALSVRLELQADCFAGVWANRTNQRARILEQGDVEKALNAASAIGDDALQKQARGVAVPDSFTHGSSAQRVRWFERGLESGQVEACNTFDAKNL, from the coding sequence ATGCGTTGGGAAGGCGACCGTGAAAGCGACAATGTAGAAGACCGGCGCGGTGGCGGTGGCGGTGGCGGTGGCGGCTTCGGCTTCGGCGGCCGTTCGATCGGCATCGGCACCATCGTCGTCGCCCTGGTCGCCTCGTATTTTCTCGGCGTCTCGCCCACCACGATCCTCGGCCTGCTGTCGGGCGGTGCGCCGCCACAGCAGCAGGCGCAGGTCGAGCAGCCGCGCGCCGACGATCGCGAAACGCGTTTCGTGCGCACCACACTGGCTTATACCGAGGATGCCTGGGCTCAGCTGTTCAGCGAGCAGGGCGCGCAGTACACGCCGGCCCGCCTCGTCCTGTTCGAAGGCCGCACGAGCACCGCCTGCGGTGTCGGCCAGAGCGCGACCGGTCCATTTTATTGCCCGGCCGACGGCAAGGTGTATATCGACCTGGGCTTTTTCCGCACCATGCAGCAGCGCTTCAACGTCGAGGGCGAGTTCGCACAGGCCTACGTGATCGCGCACGAAGTCGGCCACCATGTGCAGAACCTGCTGGGTATTTCGAACAAGGTGCATGCCGCCCAACAGCGTGCCTCCGAGACCCAGGGCAACGCCTTGTCGGTGCGCCTGGAACTGCAGGCCGACTGTTTCGCCGGCGTATGGGCCAATCGTACCAACCAGCGCGCGCGGATCCTGGAACAGGGCGACGTCGAGAAGGCCCTGAACGCGGCCAGCGCCATCGGCGACGATGCCTTGCAAAAGCAGGCGCGCGGCGTGGCCGTACCGGATTCATTCACCCATGGCAGCTCGGCCCAGCGGGTGCGCTGGTTCGAGCGCGGACTGGAAAGCGGGCAGGTCGAGGCATGCAATACATTTGATGCCAAAAACCTGTAA
- a CDS encoding methyltransferase → MNSSNASALLALGTALRQAGYCFMTVTPSTHRRINNRPGNERAHDLRGVFGWSRPFDRDLLPASVVALMADAGVLDENEDGLRSLVRASTLDDMLLFHSAWPTRDDDSVFFGPDAYRFITAMRRGFAFVGAGPVRAVDIGCGGGAGALAIARAFPHAEVIGADINSRALELAMVNGSLNGVSNLALAQSDLFDGLQGDFDLVVSNPPFVADPDGRRYRDGGGERGAELSRRIVEHSLGRLRRGGSLMLYTGVAQCGQRDHFLESLRPTLAARCDTWTYEELDPDIFGGQLGEPGYEDVERIAAVSLHAVRR, encoded by the coding sequence ATGAACTCATCCAATGCCAGCGCCCTCCTCGCCCTCGGCACGGCCCTGCGCCAGGCCGGTTACTGCTTCATGACGGTCACGCCCTCGACGCACCGCCGCATCAACAACCGTCCCGGCAACGAGCGCGCGCATGACCTGCGCGGCGTGTTCGGCTGGAGCCGGCCGTTCGACCGCGATCTGCTGCCGGCCAGCGTGGTCGCGCTGATGGCTGACGCCGGCGTGCTGGACGAAAACGAGGATGGGCTGCGTTCGCTGGTGCGGGCGTCGACCCTGGACGACATGCTGCTGTTCCATTCGGCCTGGCCGACACGCGACGACGACAGCGTGTTCTTCGGCCCCGACGCCTACCGTTTCATCACCGCCATGCGGCGCGGCTTCGCCTTCGTCGGCGCCGGGCCGGTGCGCGCGGTGGACATCGGCTGTGGCGGCGGCGCCGGCGCGCTCGCCATCGCGCGCGCCTTCCCGCACGCCGAGGTGATCGGCGCCGATATCAATAGCAGGGCGCTCGAACTGGCGATGGTCAACGGCAGCCTGAACGGGGTCTCGAACCTGGCGCTGGCCCAAAGCGACCTGTTCGATGGCCTGCAGGGCGACTTCGACCTGGTGGTGTCGAACCCGCCCTTCGTGGCCGATCCGGATGGTCGCCGCTATCGCGATGGCGGCGGCGAACGCGGCGCCGAACTGTCGCGCCGGATCGTCGAACACAGTCTGGGACGCCTGCGCCGCGGCGGCAGCCTGATGCTCTACACCGGCGTCGCCCAATGCGGCCAGCGCGACCACTTCCTGGAAAGCCTGCGCCCGACCCTGGCGGCGCGATGCGACACCTGGACCTACGAAGAGCTCGATCCCGACATCTTCGGCGGCCAGCTGGGCGAACCGGGCTACGAGGACGTCGAGCGGATCGCGGCGGTGTCGCTGCATGCGGTCAGGCGCTGA